A genomic segment from Pseudomonas mendocina encodes:
- a CDS encoding xylulokinase: MAALSSDDPLVLAVDLGSSGCKTALVSLDGRVTRFAFRPVRTHVLPGAGVEQCPEDWWQALLESAEEVLDGDAAVRRAVVAMACSCQGEGTLPVDREGNPLARALLYMDMRGQQAVRRRVGGALPRVAGYDPLKLWRWLRLTGGAPALSGKDSFGHIAFIRDELPELYERTDKFLNVLDFINLRLTGRLAATVDSALCNWVTDNRDPSRIRYDERLLGMAGLQRDQLPELVRCQEVIGTLLPAVAERLGLSSSLPVVAGAVDNTAAALGSGAVADNALHLYVGTSSWIGAHVAKKKTDVFRQIAAVPCALPDRYLMMAMQSAAGANLSFLRDRILYAKDALLQNEAAPDVYRILDEVAAGVPAGSRGLLYLPWLMGERSPVDDANLRAGLVNMTLEHAREHMVRAFLEGVALNTRWMMQAVEAFIGHPTEAITLVGGGGQSEVWCRIFSDVLGVTVRLPEQPIQANARGAAFLAGVGIGAMSFADIPERVAIRRSFEPDSARHALYDCSYENFRAAHKALAPFYAQLNRGAQ; this comes from the coding sequence GTGGCTGCCTTGAGCTCTGATGATCCTTTGGTGCTTGCCGTTGACCTCGGTAGCTCCGGTTGCAAAACGGCGCTGGTCAGCCTGGATGGGCGCGTCACCCGCTTCGCCTTCCGCCCCGTGCGCACCCATGTTTTGCCGGGCGCTGGTGTCGAGCAGTGCCCGGAAGACTGGTGGCAGGCGCTGCTGGAGAGTGCCGAAGAGGTGCTGGATGGGGATGCCGCCGTGCGCCGGGCGGTGGTGGCGATGGCTTGCTCCTGTCAGGGCGAGGGCACCTTGCCGGTGGATCGCGAGGGCAATCCGCTGGCGCGCGCCCTGCTGTACATGGACATGCGCGGGCAGCAGGCGGTACGGCGCCGGGTTGGCGGCGCGCTGCCGCGAGTCGCCGGCTACGATCCGCTCAAGCTGTGGCGCTGGCTGCGCCTGACCGGCGGCGCGCCGGCGCTGTCAGGCAAGGACAGCTTTGGTCATATCGCCTTCATTCGTGATGAGCTGCCGGAGCTGTACGAGCGCACCGACAAGTTTCTCAACGTGCTCGATTTCATCAACCTGCGCCTGACCGGCCGCCTCGCTGCCACCGTCGATTCGGCGCTGTGCAACTGGGTCACCGACAATCGCGACCCGAGCCGCATCCGCTATGACGAGCGCTTGCTTGGCATGGCTGGGCTGCAGCGCGATCAGTTGCCCGAACTGGTGCGCTGCCAGGAGGTCATCGGCACCTTGCTGCCGGCGGTGGCCGAGCGCCTCGGCCTGTCGTCGAGCCTGCCGGTGGTGGCTGGCGCCGTCGATAACACGGCCGCTGCACTGGGCTCTGGCGCGGTCGCCGATAACGCGCTGCACCTGTACGTCGGCACTTCATCGTGGATTGGCGCGCATGTGGCGAAGAAGAAAACCGACGTGTTCCGGCAGATCGCCGCCGTGCCCTGCGCGCTGCCGGATCGCTACCTGATGATGGCCATGCAGTCGGCCGCTGGCGCCAACCTGAGTTTTCTGCGGGATCGCATCCTCTACGCCAAGGACGCCCTGTTGCAGAACGAGGCGGCGCCTGACGTCTATCGCATCCTCGATGAAGTCGCCGCCGGTGTGCCTGCCGGCTCGCGCGGGCTGCTGTACCTGCCCTGGCTGATGGGCGAGCGCAGCCCGGTGGATGACGCGAACCTGCGCGCGGGCTTGGTGAACATGACCCTCGAACATGCCCGCGAGCACATGGTGCGCGCCTTCCTCGAGGGCGTTGCCCTGAATACGCGCTGGATGATGCAGGCCGTCGAAGCCTTCATCGGCCATCCGACCGAGGCGATCACCCTGGTCGGCGGTGGCGGGCAGTCGGAGGTCTGGTGCCGCATCTTCTCCGACGTACTCGGCGTCACCGTGCGCCTGCCCGAACAGCCGATCCAGGCCAATGCCCGGGGCGCGGCCTTCCTGGCCGGGGTCGGCATCGGCGCGATGAGCTTTGCCGACATTCCCGAGCGGGTGGCGATCCGCCGTTCGTTCGAGCCGGACAGCGCACGGCATGCGCTCTACGACTGTAGCTACGAGAACTTCCGCGCCGCGCACAAAGCGCTGGCGCCTTTCTATGCACAACTGAATCGAGGTGCTCAATGA
- a CDS encoding TetR/AcrR family transcriptional regulator, giving the protein MTETLSSDPKKTRKPRVPKQERSQARLEAILDTSLQLIAANGYEAVSMREIARESGLPIASLYMYFPTKLSIAKEVWLRYTTAINASLEEVLKTVSDPTTPADSGALIEHLIDLMVGIQSSQPGFVEIWGCVAASAELRELNREDTFRAAQVLATTFRVSNPSLDEEQAEGLALVLTEGATAVTKLILTLPEEQRPARIRQLKNSLRLIHSSTVGSLTQPAG; this is encoded by the coding sequence GTGACCGAAACTTTGTCAAGCGATCCGAAAAAGACCCGCAAACCACGGGTGCCGAAGCAAGAGCGCAGCCAGGCGAGGCTCGAGGCGATTCTCGATACCTCACTGCAACTGATCGCCGCCAATGGCTACGAGGCCGTCTCGATGCGCGAGATCGCCCGCGAATCCGGCCTGCCCATCGCCTCGCTGTACATGTATTTCCCGACCAAGCTGTCGATCGCCAAGGAGGTCTGGCTGCGTTACACCACCGCCATCAACGCGTCCCTGGAAGAGGTGCTCAAGACCGTCAGCGACCCGACCACGCCCGCCGACTCGGGCGCGCTGATCGAGCACCTGATCGACCTGATGGTGGGCATCCAGAGCAGCCAGCCTGGCTTCGTCGAGATATGGGGCTGCGTCGCCGCGTCGGCGGAACTGCGCGAACTCAACCGCGAGGACACCTTCCGCGCCGCACAGGTGCTGGCCACCACGTTCCGCGTAAGCAATCCGTCGCTCGACGAGGAGCAGGCAGAAGGCCTAGCGCTGGTGCTCACCGAGGGCGCCACAGCGGTCACCAAGCTGATCCTGACGCTGCCTGAAGAGCAACGCCCGGCACGCATCAGGCAGCTCAAGAACAGCCTTCGACTCATTCACAGCAGCACCGTTGGTTCACTCACCCAACCGGCCGGCTAG
- a CDS encoding DUF1302 domain-containing protein — protein MLHNKKKMALVVGLSLCGAKASAFQIDTGPNFTTSLESVAEFTSIYRTGSPEHIERGGENIFINNNDGSEYYDKGFVSNEFKLTSELHVRTQQDGLFVRGTAWYDTQIMDNAPTGDGFATHNTDSDKRYPSDLKNRSGHRTRLLDAYLYTNRYLGEMPVSVRLGRQVLNWGEGIFYADGLNVINPVDIGRVVLPNASFKDALLPTNMISAQFGLTDALNFETFYGLEWKGHELMPTGAFFNNQDYFGKGSNGVLIDLRNQLGPLTDLVPGLNGENGIVAGARYGREHDARDSGQYGFALRYLVEDWSNTEFSLYYLNYHSKVPFLRVQKGLSNACSAGNGGRFANLCGLAQLFDPASVPLVDGLAFLDSTRYDFIYPEDIRLFGFSVSGTVGDTSLAGELTYRPNAPLEPSMTYELQQMAEGALGAGGASGSGIDLGEFGDGSNNDPRRSIDLYKRHELYTGSVSAIHTFGPTAGLDDLMVLAEAAFNHIPGGLLDSVNYAYLDSFAWGYTVNLTGLIQDVQPNLDLMPAITFRQDVSGTSPTLNENFVQGRKSATLEIGLKYGQKFGGKLAYTSFWGARKDNSLIDRDHLALNVSYSF, from the coding sequence ATGTTGCATAACAAGAAGAAAATGGCATTGGTTGTGGGGCTTAGTCTTTGTGGGGCAAAGGCATCAGCCTTCCAGATCGACACCGGGCCGAACTTCACCACGTCCCTGGAAAGCGTCGCCGAATTCACCTCGATCTACCGTACGGGCTCGCCCGAGCATATCGAGCGTGGTGGAGAGAACATCTTCATCAACAACAATGACGGCAGCGAGTACTACGACAAGGGTTTCGTCTCCAACGAGTTCAAGCTGACCTCGGAGCTGCACGTGCGTACCCAGCAGGACGGCTTGTTCGTCCGGGGCACCGCCTGGTACGACACCCAGATCATGGACAACGCCCCCACCGGCGATGGTTTCGCGACACACAACACCGACAGCGACAAGCGCTACCCCTCCGACCTGAAGAACCGCTCCGGGCATCGCACCCGTCTGCTCGACGCCTACCTCTACACCAACCGCTACCTGGGCGAGATGCCGGTGAGCGTGCGGCTCGGTCGCCAGGTGCTGAACTGGGGCGAAGGCATCTTCTACGCCGACGGGCTCAACGTGATCAACCCGGTGGATATCGGCCGCGTGGTGCTACCCAATGCCAGTTTCAAGGATGCCCTGCTGCCGACCAACATGATCTCGGCGCAGTTCGGCCTGACCGATGCCCTCAATTTCGAAACCTTCTACGGACTCGAGTGGAAGGGTCACGAACTGATGCCGACCGGCGCCTTCTTCAACAACCAGGATTATTTCGGCAAGGGCAGCAATGGCGTGCTAATCGACCTGCGCAACCAGCTGGGACCGCTGACCGACCTGGTGCCAGGGCTGAACGGAGAGAACGGCATCGTCGCCGGAGCTCGCTATGGGCGCGAGCATGACGCGCGCGACAGCGGCCAGTACGGCTTCGCGCTGCGCTACCTGGTCGAAGACTGGAGCAACACCGAGTTCAGCCTCTACTACCTCAATTACCACAGCAAGGTGCCTTTCCTACGTGTGCAGAAGGGCCTGTCCAACGCCTGCAGCGCTGGCAACGGCGGACGCTTCGCCAACCTGTGCGGCCTCGCCCAGCTGTTCGATCCCGCATCGGTGCCACTGGTCGATGGCCTTGCCTTTCTCGACAGCACCCGCTACGACTTCATCTACCCCGAAGACATCCGTCTGTTCGGCTTCAGCGTCTCCGGCACAGTCGGCGATACCAGCCTGGCCGGTGAGCTGACCTATCGGCCCAATGCTCCGCTGGAGCCCTCCATGACCTACGAGCTGCAGCAGATGGCCGAGGGCGCCCTGGGCGCGGGAGGGGCCAGCGGCTCTGGCATCGATCTCGGCGAGTTCGGTGACGGCTCCAACAACGACCCACGCCGCAGCATCGATCTGTACAAGCGCCACGAGCTCTACACAGGCTCGGTATCGGCCATCCATACCTTCGGCCCGACCGCTGGCCTGGACGACCTGATGGTGCTGGCCGAAGCGGCCTTCAACCACATCCCCGGCGGCCTGCTGGACTCGGTCAACTACGCCTATCTGGACTCGTTCGCCTGGGGTTACACGGTAAACCTCACCGGCCTGATCCAGGACGTGCAACCGAACCTCGACCTGATGCCAGCCATCACCTTCCGCCAGGACGTCTCGGGCACCTCACCGACACTCAACGAGAACTTCGTGCAGGGACGCAAATCGGCCACGCTCGAAATCGGCCTCAAGTATGGCCAGAAGTTCGGCGGCAAATTGGCCTACACCTCGTTCTGGGGTGCACGCAAAGACAACTCGCTCATCGATCGCGACCACCTCGCGCTCAATGTCTCTTACTCCTTCTGA
- a CDS encoding DUF1329 domain-containing protein, translated as MNRKILCLSSLVFAIGLQVPLLAHAKVSDERVAELGASRTPFGAERQGDPTKGIPEWTGGLKTLPTGYKGPGSFHVDPFADEKPLRVIDAQNMAGDEDNLSPGVKALLKSFPTTFKIPVYPSHRSAAAPEDIYQNTKRNALNATLVEGGNGLSGAYAGIPFPIPNDGHEAIWNHITRWQGRYIDEVANTAQVTTSGSYSVIRERMQMSSNYYDPSKSVDTLENVLQNFMSELLPPSREAGRKLLVRDFINQVEEPRAAWVYTPGQRRVRRAPTLAYDTPNDGIYADDTDMFNGATDRYDWKLVGKQALLVPYHNYAMEQPGVAAKQLIMPGHLNPDYTRWEMHRVWIVEATLRPGQRHVHAKRRFYLDEDSWYALIVENYDSRGALWHVNLAFSKNAYDVPTITPVNVAYHDLNARTYTVIGLRNGEKTPRQFHLTPPPTGYWTPATLRRTGTQ; from the coding sequence ATGAACAGGAAAATTCTGTGCCTGAGTTCTCTGGTGTTCGCCATTGGCCTGCAGGTACCGCTGCTCGCTCATGCCAAGGTCAGCGATGAACGTGTCGCCGAGCTCGGCGCCTCGCGCACGCCGTTCGGCGCCGAGCGCCAGGGCGACCCTACAAAGGGTATCCCCGAGTGGACAGGTGGCCTGAAGACGCTGCCCACCGGGTACAAGGGCCCTGGCAGCTTCCATGTCGATCCCTTCGCCGATGAAAAACCTCTGCGCGTGATCGATGCGCAGAACATGGCGGGTGACGAGGACAACCTCAGCCCCGGCGTGAAGGCCCTGCTCAAATCCTTCCCGACTACTTTCAAGATTCCGGTCTACCCCAGCCATCGCAGCGCGGCGGCCCCCGAAGACATCTATCAGAACACCAAGCGCAACGCCCTCAACGCCACCCTGGTAGAAGGCGGCAACGGCCTTAGCGGCGCCTATGCCGGCATCCCCTTCCCGATCCCCAACGACGGTCATGAAGCAATCTGGAACCACATCACCCGCTGGCAGGGCCGCTATATCGATGAGGTCGCGAACACAGCACAAGTGACCACTAGCGGCAGTTATTCGGTCATCCGCGAACGGATGCAGATGTCCTCCAACTACTACGACCCCAGCAAGAGTGTCGACACGCTGGAAAACGTGCTGCAGAACTTCATGAGCGAACTGTTGCCACCGTCCCGCGAAGCCGGCCGCAAGTTGCTGGTGCGCGACTTCATCAACCAGGTAGAAGAGCCTCGGGCAGCCTGGGTCTACACCCCGGGACAACGTCGCGTGCGCCGCGCGCCTACTCTGGCCTACGACACCCCCAACGACGGCATCTACGCCGACGATACCGACATGTTCAACGGTGCCACCGACCGTTACGACTGGAAGCTGGTCGGCAAGCAGGCCTTGCTGGTGCCCTATCACAACTACGCCATGGAACAGCCCGGTGTCGCAGCGAAACAGCTGATCATGCCGGGTCATCTGAACCCGGACTACACGCGCTGGGAAATGCACCGCGTGTGGATCGTCGAGGCGACACTACGTCCGGGCCAACGCCATGTGCATGCCAAGCGCCGCTTCTACCTCGACGAGGACAGCTGGTATGCGCTGATAGTGGAGAACTACGACTCGCGCGGCGCGCTCTGGCACGTCAATCTGGCGTTCAGCAAGAACGCTTACGATGTGCCGACCATCACCCCGGTGAACGTCGCGTACCACGACCTCAACGCCAGAACCTACACCGTGATCGGCCTGCGTAACGGCGAAAAAACACCTCGCCAGTTCCACCTCACACCACCGCCAACAGGCTACTGGACCCCGGCCACCCTGCGCCGCACCGGCACGCAGTGA
- a CDS encoding MFS transporter, with protein sequence MNDSSQYLARHLAATTTLAPGKRRWGIALLFALVLCANQTQVCFLIPQQAQIQLQYGLGELTSSLSILIIPILCILLSVPSGRLIDRMGFRRGVALGSSALALSLPLRFDDSFLSLMAGQLLIGISQPLLLNGVSRLAIEWFDEHERGTAIGIATAGLFLGLAMGLALPPMLVAKTGITQGLLITGLVGLIPASLLWLCSTRASAPRQGPAASASLAQLLGTQGMRPVLGSTLIGCGLFNALALSLEPMLTEHGLGAETLSAAGALMILAGVIGSLFIDSLAQRVGGKFIVLAGCGVCVIPMLCLLYYATAPTSILLYAAMLGACQLPGYALLIAMSEQIAGKAQAAQANSLITLAGNIGAGSGMGLVVLIHSSLGRWAYVIVFLVALAVLQILIVTLCRSIRQL encoded by the coding sequence ATGAACGACTCCAGTCAATACCTGGCCCGCCATCTGGCGGCCACGACGACCCTCGCACCTGGCAAACGGCGCTGGGGCATCGCCCTGCTCTTCGCGCTAGTACTGTGCGCCAACCAGACACAGGTGTGTTTTCTCATCCCGCAACAGGCGCAGATTCAGCTGCAATACGGCCTGGGCGAACTCACCAGCAGCCTGAGCATCCTGATCATCCCGATTCTGTGCATCCTGTTGTCCGTTCCCTCGGGGCGCCTGATCGACCGCATGGGTTTCAGACGGGGCGTGGCGCTGGGCAGCAGTGCGCTGGCGCTGTCGTTACCGCTGCGCTTCGATGACAGCTTTCTAAGCCTGATGGCCGGGCAACTGCTCATCGGCATTTCCCAGCCGCTGCTGCTGAACGGCGTCTCGCGCCTGGCGATCGAGTGGTTCGACGAACACGAGCGCGGCACGGCCATAGGCATCGCCACTGCCGGCCTGTTTCTCGGGCTGGCAATGGGGCTGGCCCTGCCGCCCATGCTTGTGGCGAAGACCGGGATCACTCAGGGTCTGCTCATCACTGGCCTGGTCGGTCTCATTCCTGCCAGCCTGCTCTGGCTGTGTAGTACCAGAGCATCAGCGCCACGCCAGGGGCCGGCGGCTAGCGCGAGCCTGGCGCAGTTGCTTGGCACCCAAGGCATGCGCCCTGTGCTGGGCTCCACGCTCATCGGCTGCGGACTGTTCAACGCACTGGCGCTGAGCCTGGAACCCATGCTGACGGAGCACGGGCTGGGTGCCGAGACGCTCTCGGCAGCAGGTGCGCTGATGATCCTTGCGGGCGTGATCGGCTCGCTGTTCATCGACTCGTTGGCGCAGCGCGTCGGCGGCAAATTCATCGTGCTCGCCGGCTGCGGCGTCTGCGTTATCCCAATGTTGTGCCTGCTCTATTACGCCACTGCGCCAACTTCCATCCTGCTCTACGCCGCCATGCTGGGCGCCTGCCAACTGCCCGGCTACGCTCTACTGATCGCCATGTCCGAACAGATCGCCGGCAAGGCACAGGCCGCACAGGCCAATTCGCTGATCACGCTGGCGGGCAATATTGGAGCCGGTAGTGGAATGGGCCTGGTGGTACTGATTCACTCCTCACTTGGCCGCTGGGCTTATGTGATCGTCTTCCTCGTCGCACTGGCAGTGCTGCAGATACTGATCGTGACGCTGTGCAGATCCATTCGCCAGCTTTGA
- the catA gene encoding catechol 1,2-dioxygenase produces the protein MSIKLSHTESVQNFFKEVSGLTNDQGSPRMKALVNRILMDSIRIIEDMEVTTEEFWKAVDYLNRMGARSEAGLLVAGLGLEHYLDLLLDAKDEAAGLLGGTPRTIEGPLYVAGAPMSEGEARMDDGTDPGTPMYLHGRVVDVYGKPVAGAVVDLWHANTKGTYSYFDSSQSEFNLRRRIVTDADGRYRARSIVPSGYGCPPDGTTQEVLNLLGRHGNRPAHIHFFISAPGYRHLTTQINLAGDEYLWDDFAYATREGLIGDVTFIESEAAARDHGFQGQRFAEVNFDFQLQSATAPGAEQRNARPRALQ, from the coding sequence ATGAGCATCAAACTGTCGCATACCGAAAGCGTCCAGAACTTCTTCAAGGAAGTCAGCGGTCTCACCAACGACCAGGGCAGCCCGCGCATGAAGGCGCTGGTCAACCGCATCCTGATGGACAGCATTCGCATCATCGAGGACATGGAAGTCACCACCGAGGAGTTCTGGAAGGCCGTCGACTACCTCAACCGCATGGGCGCGCGTAGCGAAGCCGGCCTGCTGGTGGCCGGCCTGGGGCTGGAGCACTATCTGGATCTGCTGCTCGATGCCAAGGACGAGGCGGCCGGCCTGCTCGGCGGCACCCCGCGCACCATCGAAGGCCCGCTGTACGTGGCCGGGGCGCCGATGAGCGAAGGCGAGGCGCGTATGGATGACGGTACCGACCCGGGCACGCCGATGTACCTGCATGGCCGCGTGGTCGATGTCTACGGCAAGCCGGTCGCCGGTGCCGTGGTCGATCTGTGGCACGCCAACACCAAGGGCACATACTCCTACTTCGATTCGAGCCAGAGCGAGTTCAACCTGCGCCGCCGTATCGTCACTGATGCCGATGGCCGCTACCGCGCGCGCAGTATCGTGCCGTCCGGCTATGGCTGCCCACCCGATGGCACCACCCAGGAAGTGCTCAACCTGCTCGGTCGCCATGGCAACCGTCCGGCGCACATCCACTTCTTCATCTCCGCGCCGGGCTATCGTCACCTGACCACGCAGATCAACCTGGCCGGCGATGAGTACCTGTGGGACGACTTCGCCTACGCCACCCGCGAGGGCCTGATCGGCGACGTGACCTTCATCGAGAGCGAAGCTGCCGCTCGTGACCATGGTTTCCAGGGCCAGCGCTTCGCCGAAGTGAACTTCGACTTCCAGCTGCAGAGCGCTACCGCGCCTGGCGCTGAACAGCGCAACGCGCGCCCGCGTGCGCTGCAGTAA
- the catC gene encoding muconolactone Delta-isomerase has translation MLFHVKMTVKLPVDMDPAQAAKLKADEKELAQRLQREGKWRHLWRIAGHYANYSVFDLGSVEELHDTLMQLPLFPYMDIEVNGLCRHPSSIHQDDR, from the coding sequence ATGCTGTTCCACGTGAAGATGACCGTGAAGTTGCCGGTCGACATGGATCCCGCCCAGGCGGCCAAACTCAAGGCTGACGAGAAAGAACTGGCGCAGCGCCTGCAGCGTGAAGGCAAGTGGCGCCACCTGTGGCGCATCGCCGGACACTACGCCAACTACAGCGTCTTCGACCTGGGCAGCGTCGAGGAACTGCATGACACCCTCATGCAGCTGCCGCTGTTCCCCTACATGGACATCGAGGTGAACGGCCTGTGCCGTCATCCATCTTCGATCCACCAGGACGATCGCTGA
- a CDS encoding muconate cycloisomerase family protein, with product MSHAAIESLEAIIVDLPTIRPHKLAMHTMQNQTLVILRLRCADGIEGIGEATTIGGLSYGNESPDSIKVNLDRHFAPLLIGQDASNINACMQRIDRVVKGNTFARSAVETALLDAQGKRLGLPVSEILGGRVRDSLEVAWTLASGDTRKDIAEGEQMLEARRHRIFKLKIGAGEVNKDLAHVIAIKQALGERASVRVDVNQAWDEAVALRACRILGDNGIDLIEQPISRHNRGGQVRLNQSSPAPIMADESIECVEDAFNLARDGAAPVFALKIAKNGGPRAVLRTASIAEAAGIGLYGGTMLEGSVGTLASAHAFITLNKLAWDTELFGPLLLTEEIVTEPPLYCDFQLHVPRLPGIGLTLDEERLARFRRS from the coding sequence ATGAGCCACGCCGCGATCGAGTCGCTCGAAGCGATCATCGTCGACCTGCCGACCATCCGCCCGCACAAGCTGGCGATGCACACCATGCAGAACCAGACCCTGGTGATCCTGCGCCTGCGCTGCGCCGACGGCATCGAGGGCATCGGTGAAGCGACCACCATCGGTGGCCTGTCCTATGGCAACGAGAGCCCGGACAGCATCAAGGTCAACCTGGATCGTCATTTCGCGCCGCTGCTGATCGGCCAGGACGCCAGCAACATCAACGCCTGCATGCAGCGCATCGACCGCGTGGTGAAGGGCAACACCTTCGCCCGTTCGGCCGTGGAAACCGCGCTGCTCGACGCCCAGGGCAAGCGCCTCGGCCTGCCGGTCAGCGAGATTCTCGGCGGCCGCGTGCGCGACAGCCTGGAAGTGGCCTGGACCCTGGCCAGCGGCGATACCCGCAAGGACATCGCCGAAGGTGAGCAGATGCTCGAAGCCCGTCGCCACCGCATCTTTAAACTGAAGATCGGCGCCGGCGAGGTGAACAAGGATCTGGCCCACGTCATCGCCATCAAGCAGGCCCTGGGTGAGCGCGCCAGTGTCCGTGTCGACGTCAACCAGGCCTGGGACGAAGCGGTGGCCCTGCGCGCCTGCCGCATCCTTGGCGACAACGGCATCGACCTGATCGAGCAGCCGATCTCGCGTCACAACCGGGGTGGCCAGGTGCGCCTGAACCAGTCCAGTCCGGCACCGATCATGGCCGACGAGTCCATCGAGTGCGTGGAAGACGCTTTCAACCTGGCGCGTGACGGCGCTGCCCCGGTGTTCGCCCTGAAGATCGCCAAGAACGGCGGCCCGCGTGCCGTGCTGCGCACCGCCAGCATTGCCGAGGCGGCCGGTATCGGCCTGTACGGCGGCACCATGCTCGAAGGCAGTGTCGGCACCCTGGCTTCGGCCCATGCCTTCATCACCCTGAACAAGCTGGCCTGGGACACCGAACTGTTCGGCCCGCTGCTGCTGACCGAGGAGATCGTCACCGAGCCGCCGCTGTACTGCGACTTCCAGCTGCACGTGCCGCGCCTGCCTGGCATCGGCCTGACCCTCGACGAAGAGCGCCTGGCGCGCTTCCGCCGTTCCTGA
- a CDS encoding LysR family transcriptional regulator — MELRHLRYFQALAETLNFTRAAERLHIAQPPLSRQIQQLEEELGVALLERGRPLRLTEAGRFFHEHSNALLEQLGKVCDSTRRIGSGEKAWLGIGFAPSTLYGVLPELIRRLRSDAGLELGLSEMTTLQQVEALKAGRIDVGFGRIHIDDAAISQQVLTLDPLVAALPAGHPLLPGPVSLAELAREPFVLYPGNPRPSYADHVLTLFATHGLQIRVAQWTNELQTAIGLVAAGIGITLVPASVQVLHRVDIDYAPLQEAQATSPIIISRRAGDASPALQHCLALVDELSRARQD; from the coding sequence ATGGAGCTTCGCCACCTGCGTTATTTCCAAGCGCTCGCCGAAACCCTCAACTTCACCCGTGCCGCCGAACGCCTGCACATCGCCCAGCCGCCGCTGAGCCGGCAGATCCAGCAGCTCGAGGAGGAACTTGGCGTAGCCCTGCTCGAGCGTGGCCGGCCATTGCGCCTGACCGAAGCCGGGCGCTTCTTCCACGAGCACTCCAACGCCCTGCTCGAGCAACTGGGCAAGGTCTGCGACAGCACCCGGCGCATCGGTTCGGGCGAGAAGGCCTGGCTCGGTATCGGCTTTGCCCCGTCCACCCTCTACGGCGTGCTGCCGGAGCTGATCCGTCGCTTGCGCAGTGACGCCGGCCTGGAGCTGGGTCTGTCGGAAATGACCACCCTGCAGCAGGTGGAGGCGCTCAAGGCCGGACGCATCGATGTCGGCTTCGGCCGTATCCATATCGACGATGCGGCCATCTCGCAGCAGGTACTGACCCTCGACCCGCTGGTGGCGGCCCTGCCCGCTGGGCATCCGTTGTTGCCAGGCCCGGTGAGCCTGGCCGAGCTGGCCCGCGAGCCGTTCGTGCTGTATCCGGGCAACCCGCGACCGAGCTACGCCGACCATGTGCTGACGCTGTTCGCCACACATGGCCTGCAGATCCGTGTGGCGCAGTGGACGAACGAGCTGCAGACCGCCATCGGTCTGGTCGCCGCCGGTATCGGCATCACCCTGGTACCGGCCTCGGTGCAGGTGCTGCACCGCGTCGATATCGACTATGCGCCTCTGCAGGAAGCACAAGCCACTTCGCCGATCATTATCAGCCGCCGCGCCGGTGACGCCTCGCCCGCGCTGCAGCACTGCCTGGCGCTGGTCGACGAGCTGTCGCGCGCGCGCCAAGACTGA
- a CDS encoding NIPSNAP family protein yields MRFYELITFTLRVRTPAEALKHLRETLAEARDGCTLMGCWSSEIGPLNQIAVLRGFRDETARQAERERFLQAPDAFGIEAFMLDMKVENYTLFPFLEPLAPGHYGPFYELREYNLIPSGLAPTMAGWEKAVGPRTGAGYSAVYAAFFATDGRTPRYLHIWPYASQEQRLDVRTRAVADGVWPPENSGPQLREMHSTLYLPAAFSPLQ; encoded by the coding sequence ATGCGATTCTACGAACTGATCACCTTCACCCTGCGCGTGCGCACTCCGGCCGAAGCGCTGAAGCACCTGCGTGAGACGCTCGCCGAGGCGCGTGATGGCTGCACACTGATGGGCTGCTGGTCGTCCGAAATCGGCCCGCTGAACCAGATCGCCGTGCTGCGCGGTTTCCGGGACGAGACGGCGCGGCAGGCTGAGCGCGAGCGCTTCCTCCAGGCACCCGATGCCTTCGGTATCGAAGCCTTCATGCTCGACATGAAGGTGGAAAACTACACGCTGTTTCCTTTCCTCGAGCCTCTGGCGCCCGGCCACTACGGGCCGTTCTACGAGCTGCGCGAATACAACCTGATTCCCTCCGGCCTGGCACCGACCATGGCCGGCTGGGAAAAGGCCGTCGGCCCACGCACCGGCGCCGGTTATTCGGCGGTCTACGCGGCATTCTTCGCTACCGACGGACGCACCCCGCGCTACCTGCACATCTGGCCCTACGCCAGCCAGGAGCAGCGCCTGGACGTACGCACCCGTGCCGTAGCAGACGGCGTCTGGCCACCAGAGAACTCCGGGCCGCAACTGCGCGAGATGCATTCCACCCTCTACCTGCCGGCGGCGTTCTCGCCGTTGCAGTAG